The sequence below is a genomic window from Scylla paramamosain isolate STU-SP2022 chromosome 38, ASM3559412v1, whole genome shotgun sequence.
TGAACCTACATGTTATTCACTATTCAGTCTATCATCTCAAATCTTTCCCTGACCAACCTCAGCACCTCCTCCCTGTCTCAAACCACTTCCACCCTGTCGTTTCTGTATCCTGGTGTGTGTTGTAATTATCTTGcaagagggacagagagagaaagagagaaagcaccCATCACCAAACCAAATActaccagctcctcctcctagctAAACAGTATACCTAAAGTTAGTTGGTCACTGAAAACAGCTCAGTCCTAATTctaaaacacaaagaagaatTCTACCAGTTAAGTAATttagatgcaaaaaaaaaaaagagagagagagagagagagagagagagagagagagagagagagagagagagagagagagagagagagagagagagagagagagagagagagagagagagagagagagagagagagagagagagagagagagagagagagagagagagagagagagaaaatagtatGTTAAGAACCACAAGACATACAACCAACCAGAAAAGAAACCaccagaaaataataagtattaAAGGGTTAAATTAATAAAGCACCAAAGCCATTTGTAAATTACAAGATGAAACTAAAACTATCATAAATGCAACAATGaacaagtattaaaaaaaataggtgcCAAGAAATTAGTCTCAAATAAAATGACTGAAAATTGTAGTTGTAAATAAAATGACTCAAAATGACcaataaagcacaaaataaaataaggaagaaatcaTAAGTACTAAGAAAAGCTTTAACAGAATATCAATAACAATCTCCAAAAGCACAATATGAAATAAACATGGATCATaaacaaggaacaagaaaaccTTTGACGATTTACCCTTCTCATTAAACACAAGAGCAccagcaacacaacaccacaacactcacGGTCGCTATTCCCTGGACATGTGCTGTTGTGCCGTCAGGAAGCTGGATCACGGGGTTACTTGGGTCGACCTGCACGATGGAGACAGTTCCGTCCGGGTTACTTATCGTCTGCACCACTTGTCCTGAGTACACTGAGTTCGTCTGGCTAATGATCTGCTGAATACATGGACGAATGCATGCGTTAGGATTTTATCACCACTAACTAATAATGTAATGTGttttgtctattctttctgCTGTTGTGATTTTATATAGCCAATGCCAAACAATGCAATGGTGTTCCTATGTTTATTATTAGGGTTTCTTGTATGATTGAGTTGAGGTTTTGTAGCCACTGCTAAACAATACAATGAATTATGTTAGGGTTTCATTACCACTAACTTATAATGTGTTTTCTCTATTCAGCTGTTTGTAATCTTATATAATTGAATCAAAATGTTACCAGTGTGATATGGCCAAGCAACATTCATCACTACCATACAGTAAATTCTTGATTCATGTGAGCTGAACATATGTGAACTTAAAAGGTCATGAATTTAACAGGAATCTttcaaaacacatgaaatttGCAGTACCACCCATTGCAAATTTCACAGATTCACATATGTCCACTCAATTGAAACAAATTTTGTAAATCAAGAGCTTACTGTACACAAAATGgctagaaaataaaagtaaaagcagAAGCATCACAGTGAAATAAATCTTTTACAACACTGAAGAAAAAAGGGATTAAGAGACCTCTCCCACCTGActcttgtcatcctcctccgtGAACACTGGCAGGAGGTCGTCCCTCCCGTGGAACTTGTAACAGTTGATGACGATTTGACGCAGCGCTGTGGTCCACGACACCTGGCAGGGACACGACACAGTACAGAAAACAGGGTCACTAAATATTTGATGCAGCGCTGTGGTTCAAGACCATTGGCAGGGACATGACATGGTACAGAAAACAGGATAAACTAACACTAAACATTCACACCATCTCAGCAaccaaaaactaaaagaaaactgtGAATCAAGGACTTCTACCTGCACTGTACAACCAAGAACTAAAAGAAAGTTAAGACAGAACATATGATAAATCAACACTAAATATTCATGACATCTCAACCTGCACTACACaaccaaaaatctaaaagactaagaaaaatcataaacatCCCCACAAAATAAGTCCCACCAATGGAAAAGACCCTAAGAAACAAGTCCCACCTTGTGTTTCTGGTCCTCAGATCGCGCGTCCATCCTCACATTGGCCCATGGGACGTCCTTTGGCCACCACGGGGGTCTTGTCGACTCCTTACCCCAGCctggcttccctctccctgcaaTAAAAGTTATGGTTATGGTTAAAAGTCTGAGTACTACAATGAAAGTGTATTGAGGGAAGCTGTGGTCTGAAGTCAAGTAGCATCACTTATTCCCACTGTGCTTAATGCTTTCCTTCACGTAAATGCACAATACATAGCACACAGGGTTTAACAAATTACTCCTTTACAGCTAAGGCACTAGAAGTATACAGATCAACAGCCCAGCATCTACTAAAGAGTTCAAGCCACACCCACCAGTGGAGTACTTCAGCATGAGGGGGATGAAGGCTCTCAGTTGTGCCTGGGTCATCTTCTCCACCGGGGTTGGGATGCCATCAATGATCAGCGGAGGCAGTTCATGCAAAGACGGGTCATCCTGGGGGGGCGGGGGTGCCTGCTGGGCCAAGGCATTCTCCAGCTCCGTCATCAGCATCTGTCTCAGCGTCTTCATCTGGTTGGAAGATGTACATCTGCTATTATCCTTAATTTTGAAAGTGGTACCCTATCACAGCTAATATAACTTTCCTACAAGGTGCTGATCAATATTCATTCAAGCTTGGGTGACCATAAGAGTGGGCACTCATTCTAGAAAATACTAATAGTAAACTAAGCTTCACACCAGAACTTCCTCTTGCTCAAACAAGCTAATACCTGAGCCAAAGCACTCCTAAGGATTTAACAGGCCAATTAGGACTGTAGAGAAATAAATGGGAACTTATCAAGTCTAATGGCTTGGCACCAAAACACATGAGGATTTACCAGGATAAACAAAACCATACAGAAGCAGCAGAGAGCTTACCACATCTTCCAAGGGCTTGGCACCAAAACACTTGAAGTCATTGCCACCAGACTTGCTGGGtgtcgctaccaccaccactgcctgctgACCAACACGCGTCGAATACTCGTCAATCGTTGCCTTCAATTTCCGCAGGAGTCTTGTCTTCTGCCGCTTGCGTATAGACGGATTGAGCTCAAAGCAGTGATGCCTCTTACGTTTCTTAGCCGAGGttattgcagcagcagcagccacgccAACAGGACCTGTACCTCAGCATGGAAGAGAGGGACAAGATGAGGAAGCTGTTTTTCTTCGTGGAGGGAACAGGAGAGGGCAAGACAGCGGAATGTTGTGTCCATacttccgtctgtctgtcagttcgttttgtttgttgtggCTGCTCAGAGCGACTGCAGGATTGGCTTGGGTGAATCAGAACAGAACGTGGGAAGGTGAAGAAATGCTTgtggtgtgaagagagagagagagagagagagagagagagagagagagagagagagagagagagagagagagagagagagagagagagagagagagagagagagagagagagattgacaaaaaaaaagatatagaacaagtaaaagaaaaaaagcatgtgaaaaaaagaagaaaaagaagtcaaATGATAAACTAATTGAAGtgaataaacaaaagagaaaaataagagaaaaagaaataaggtaaCATTGACAttacagtagcaacaacaacaacaacaacagataatGACAGTGTGGTCACAGAACTAAAAATGCATCATACataataaatcagtaaataaagtataaataaataaaaaaaaaaacacaaataacataTGAAAACcaactccttccctccattcagggtatagaaaaaaatatgttacaaatctcaaaacaaaaaaaaatattcatacatgTCAGTATCAAATTGCATGCACAAAATAATTCAAAGTGGGTAAAAATTATTGAAACACATtccaaaaaataaacacttgcatatataaactaaacaaaatttTATCAGTCCATGCTGTGGGACTTCAGCTtcaactacacacacaaaaaatatatttaatgaaccaaaaaacaacaaaaggttTGGGTTAGGAATTGCAAAGGTCCAGCCAGCAACCAGCATgcattactttctttcttttttttttttcttccgtattttgccccttcctccaccaagtgcaccaccactcaccaccaggGACGCCACCACCAGCCACATCTGACATCCACATCCACCTCAATCCACTTATTACTTCCTTGAATCCTACCAGCAAAATTACATCTTTAAATCCACTCATGAAAGATTTTAATGCATTTTGATATAAGACTTGTACAGATTATTATTACCTAAGATTTTTAAAAGGCCATAATCTATTTTAATGCATGATTCGTAGACTTACTTGGCATGTTTCTATAATATGTAGCAAGTTGATTATTGTTACTGCTACATGGATGTTCCGTGTCAAAGCAGCAGCTGGTCTCAGCAACAAGGATTTTGTGGAAACTTTGAATAAATACCTTGTTTGATAGAAAATATCCTTTGAGAGTGAACAATGTCAACTGTAAGTGTGAGtgtaaagaaatgaaagctGTGAGTGAAATGTGTGAATAAATACCTTTAGTTTTATGAAAATATCCCTTTTGAGTGAGCAATGTTAACTATAAGTGTGTAAGTGTAAAGATATGaaagttgtttgttttgtacatCATTAataaggattctctctcttcAGGGTCATTATGTTCCTTCTCCAGTGAGTGTGAATgatagtaaagaaataaaagttgagATAGTGTTCCAATAATTTGTAGTGTGTTGAAGCTTTTCTGTCATAACGATTCTCTCTTGAGGATGTCCCATTACTTTACAAGTTCTTACACTCCTTCCCCTGAGTGGGCCGTCCCTGGAGGCTGTGACATGCATTGGCTCCCTCCACCACAACGAAAACAAAATGTTCCCTCTCACCTGCCCACCCACCTGCCGCCGCTAACTGGGCGGTCACGTCATCAGCAATCGGCATAGACCCCTCGTCCTCCCCAAAGCTCCCAGGCGACGATGGaacatcatcgtcgtcatcgtcgcTGGTGATCTGAGTGCCCACACTGTCCCCGACGCCTCCGCCCCCTCCCGTGTCATCCAGTGGCTCGACTGTTGTTTCACTTGTCACGCTGGTTAGCCCCGCAGCCTCCACGCTATTCATCACCAGCTGTGTGGGGGGATATGAATTAGTACAGGCTGATCTAATGCTTGGATATTAAGTTGGAGTCACCAGCTGTCAGGGAATTAAGCTGGTTAGTCTTGCTGCCTTCACACTATTCATTGCCAGCTCTGAGGAAAATTTAAGTTACTGCAATCAGAGCTACAGCTTGGAAATTGATTTTAAGTTACTATAGTCAGATCTAAGACTTGCAaatttagttgaagttactaaAGTCAGAACTAAAACTTGGAAATTTtagttaatgatgatgaaagtaaaGGATTAAAGCAGAAAAATTTGAAAGGAGATTACAGAAAATACTTATGCCATATTAAGATTTGTTTAAGATAGACTATAGGAGACAGTTATGGTATATTAAGATGAGTATGCTTTCCCTTACCTCCTGTCCCCCTGCCAGCGCCACACGCCATCCGCGTAAAGATGATGCATCAACACTGTTCATCACCAGCTGCAACATAAGACAATGCATCAAAACAAggaacataacacaacacaaagcaaaacagcaacaaaatataCTAAAATTAAGTCATGATACATAAAGACCTGAACTTATGAAATGTTGTAAATGG
It includes:
- the LOC135091880 gene encoding DNA-binding protein P3A2-like isoform X1, with amino-acid sequence MSGSDSGSSYLVMNSVDASSLRGWRVALAGGQELVMNSVEAAGLTSVTSETTVEPLDDTGGGGGVGDSVGTQITSDDDDDDVPSSPGSFGEDEGSMPIADDVTAQLAAAGGWAGPVGVAAAAAITSAKKRKRHHCFELNPSIRKRQKTRLLRKLKATIDEYSTRVGQQAVVVVATPSKSGGNDFKCFGAKPLEDVMKTLRQMLMTELENALAQQAPPPPQDDPSLHELPPLIIDGIPTPVEKMTQAQLRAFIPLMLKYSTGRGKPGWGKESTRPPWWPKDVPWANVRMDARSEDQKHKVSWTTALRQIVINCYKFHGRDDLLPVFTEEDDKSQVGEQIISQTNSVYSGQVVQTISNPDGTVSIVQVDPSNPVIQLPDGTTAHVQGIATIATQNGESLDGESGGSAGSVAIDLNPVSEGTLAHEGTILLTGEDGSQIPVNVSGSYPVSGMITVPLPVYQTVVANIQGQDGQPLQVVTPLVQVPKLEPGLEGGVEVSAGLNASLNASTIISSGQAQVQPLKIVKPRTLSSVSFKEDDDDDGSVDMVDKE
- the LOC135091880 gene encoding DNA-binding protein P3A2-like isoform X2 yields the protein MSGSDSGSSYLVMNSVDASSLRGWRVALAGGQELVMNSVEAAGLTSVTSETTVEPLDDTGGGGGVGDSVGTQITSDDDDDDVPSSPGSFGEDEGSMPIADDVTAQLAAAGGWAGPVGVAAAAAITSAKKRKRHHCFELNPSIRKRQKTRLLRKLKATIDEYSTRVGQQAVVVVATPSKSGGNDFKCFGAKPLEDVMKTLRQMLMTELENALAQQAPPPPQDDPSLHELPPLIIDGIPTPVEKMTQAQLRAFIPLMLKYSTGRGKPGWGKESTRPPWWPKDVPWANVRMDARSEDQKHKVSWTTALRQIVINCYKFHGRDDLLPVFTEEDDKSQVGEIISQTNSVYSGQVVQTISNPDGTVSIVQVDPSNPVIQLPDGTTAHVQGIATIATQNGESLDGESGGSAGSVAIDLNPVSEGTLAHEGTILLTGEDGSQIPVNVSGSYPVSGMITVPLPVYQTVVANIQGQDGQPLQVVTPLVQVPKLEPGLEGGVEVSAGLNASLNASTIISSGQAQVQPLKIVKPRTLSSVSFKEDDDDDGSVDMVDKE
- the LOC135091880 gene encoding DNA-binding protein P3A2-like isoform X7; protein product: MSGSDSGSSYLVMNSVDASSLRGWRVALAGGQELVMNSVEAAGLTSVTSETTVEPLDDTGGGGGVGDSVGTQITSDDDDDDVPSSPGSFGEDEGSMPIADDVTAQLAAAGGWAGPVGVAAAAAITSAKKRKRHHCFELNPSIRKRQKTRLLRKLKATIDEYSTRVGQQAVVVVATPSKSGGNDFKCFGAKPLEDVMKTLRQMLMTELENALAQQAPPPPQDDPSLHELPPLIIDGIPTPVEKMTQAQLRAFIPLMLKYSTGRGKPGWGKESTRPPWWPKDVPWANVRMDARSEDQKHKVSWTTALRQIVINCYKFHGRDDLLPVFTEEDDKSQVGEQIISQTNSVYSGQVVQTISNPDGTVSIVQVDPSNPVIQLPDGTTAHVQGIATIATQNGESLDGESGGSAGSVAIDLNPVSEGTLAHEGTILLTGEDGSQIPVNVSGSYPVSGMITVPLPVYQTVVANIQGQDGQPLQVVTPLVQVPKLEPGLEGGVEVSAGLNASLNASTIISSGQAQVQDDDDDGSVDMVDKE
- the LOC135091880 gene encoding DNA-binding protein P3A2-like isoform X3, with the protein product MSGSDSGSSYLVMNSVDASSLRGWRVALAGGQELVMNSVEAAGLTSVTSETTVEPLDDTGGGGGVGDSVGTQITSDDDDDDVPSSPGSFGEDEGSMPIADDVTAQLAAAGGWAGPVGVAAAAAITSAKKRKRHHCFELNPSIRKRQKTRLLRKLKATIDEYSTRVGQQAVVVVATPSKSGGNDFKCFGAKPLEDVMKTLRQMLMTELENALAQQAPPPPQDDPSLHELPPLIIDGIPTPVEKMTQAQLRAFIPLMLKYSTGRGKPGWGKESTRPPWWPKDVPWANVRMDARSEDQKHKVSWTTALRQIVINCYKFHGRDDLLPVFTEEDDKSQQIISQTNSVYSGQVVQTISNPDGTVSIVQVDPSNPVIQLPDGTTAHVQGIATIATQNGESLDGESGGSAGSVAIDLNPVSEGTLAHEGTILLTGEDGSQIPVNVSGSYPVSGMITVPLPVYQTVVANIQGQDGQPLQVVTPLVQVPKLEPGLEGGVEVSAGLNASLNASTIISSGQAQVQPLKIVKPRTLSSVSFKEDDDDDGSVDMVDKE
- the LOC135091880 gene encoding DNA-binding protein P3A2-like isoform X6, yielding MSGSDSGSSYLVMNSVDASSLRGWRVALAGGQELVMNSVEAAGLTSVTSETTVEPLDDTGGGGGVGDSVGTQITSDDDDDDVPSSPGSFGEDEGSMPIADDVTAQLAAAGPVGVAAAAAITSAKKRKRHHCFELNPSIRKRQKTRLLRKLKATIDEYSTRVGQQAVVVVATPSKSGGNDFKCFGAKPLEDVMKTLRQMLMTELENALAQQAPPPPQDDPSLHELPPLIIDGIPTPVEKMTQAQLRAFIPLMLKYSTGRGKPGWGKESTRPPWWPKDVPWANVRMDARSEDQKHKVSWTTALRQIVINCYKFHGRDDLLPVFTEEDDKSQVGEQIISQTNSVYSGQVVQTISNPDGTVSIVQVDPSNPVIQLPDGTTAHVQGIATIATQNGESLDGESGGSAGSVAIDLNPVSEGTLAHEGTILLTGEDGSQIPVNVSGSYPVSGMITVPLPVYQTVVANIQGQDGQPLQVVTPLVQVPKLEPGLEGGVEVSAGLNASLNASTIISSGQAQVQPLKIVKPRTLSSVSFKEDDDDDGSVDMVDKE
- the LOC135091880 gene encoding DNA-binding protein P3A2-like isoform X5; protein product: MSGSDSGSSYLVMNSVDASSLRGWRVALAGGQELVMNSVEAAGLTSVTSETTVEPLDDTGGGGGVGDSVGTQITSDDDDDDVPSSPGSFGEDEGSMPIADDVTAQLAAAGGWAGPVGVAAAAAITSAKKRKRHHCFELNPSIRKRQKTRLLRKLKATIDEYSTRVGQQAVVVVATPSKSGGNDFKCFGAKPLEDVMKTLRQMLMTELENALAQQAPPPPQDDPSLHELPPLIIDGIPTPVEKMTQAQLRAFIPLMLKYSTGRGKPGWGKESTRPPWWPKDVPWANVRMDARSEDQKHKVSWTTALRQIVINCYKFHGRDDLLPVFTEEDDKSQVGEQIISQTNSVYSGQVVQTISNPDGTVSIVQVDPSNPVIQLPDGTTAHVQGIATNGESLDGESGGSAGSVAIDLNPVSEGTLAHEGTILLTGEDGSQIPVNVSGSYPVSGMITVPLPVYQTVVANIQGQDGQPLQVVTPLVQVPKLEPGLEGGVEVSAGLNASLNASTIISSGQAQVQPLKIVKPRTLSSVSFKEDDDDDGSVDMVDKE
- the LOC135091880 gene encoding DNA-binding protein P3A2-like isoform X4, coding for MSGSDSGSSYLVMNSVDASSLRGWRVALAGGQELVMNSVEAAGLTSVTSETTVEPLDDTGGGGGVGDSVGTQITSDDDDDDVPSSPGSFGEDEGSMPIADDVTAQLAAAGGWAGPVGVAAAAAITSAKKRKRHHCFELNPSIRKRQKTRLLRKLKATIDEYSTRVGQQAVVVVATPSKSGGNDFKCFGAKPLEDVMKTLRQMLMTELENALAQQAPPPPQDDPSLHELPPLIIDGIPTPVEKMTQAQLRAFIPLMLKYSTGRGKPGWGKESTRPPWWPKDVPWANVRMDARSEDQKHKVSWTTALRQIVINCYKFHGRDDLLPVFTEEDDKSQIISQTNSVYSGQVVQTISNPDGTVSIVQVDPSNPVIQLPDGTTAHVQGIATIATQNGESLDGESGGSAGSVAIDLNPVSEGTLAHEGTILLTGEDGSQIPVNVSGSYPVSGMITVPLPVYQTVVANIQGQDGQPLQVVTPLVQVPKLEPGLEGGVEVSAGLNASLNASTIISSGQAQVQPLKIVKPRTLSSVSFKEDDDDDGSVDMVDKE
- the LOC135091880 gene encoding DNA-binding protein P3A2-like isoform X8; the protein is MSGSDSGSSYLVMNSVDASSLRGWRVALAGGQELVMNSVEAAGLTSVTSETTVEPLDDTGGGGGVGDSVGTQITSDDDDDDVPSSPGSFGEDEGSMPIADDVTAQLAAAGGWAGPVGVAAAAAITSAKKRKRHHCFELNPSIRKRQKTRLLRKLKATIDEYSTRVGQQAVVVVATPSKSGGNDFKCFGAKPLEDVMKTLRQMLMTELENALAQQAPPPPQDDPSLHELPPLIIDGIPTPVEKMTQAQLRAFIPLMLKYSTGRGKPGWGKESTRPPWWPKDVPWANVRMDARSEDQKHKVSWTTALRQIVINCYKFHGRDDLLPVFTEEDDKSQIISQTNSVYSGQVVQTISNPDGTVSIVQVDPSNPVIQLPDGTTAHVQGIATIATQNGESLDGESGGSAGSVAIDLNPVSEGTLAHEGTILLTGEDGSQIPVNVSGSYPVSGMITVPLPVYQTVVANIQGQDGQPLQVVTPLVQVPKLEPGLEGGVEVSAGLNASLNASTIISSGQAQVQDDDDDGSVDMVDKE